The proteins below are encoded in one region of Halalkalicoccus jeotgali B3:
- a CDS encoding HAD-IIA family hydrolase, protein MSPEGVVLDVDGTLIRGREPIEGAIEAVESLRERGLPVAFVSNNPIRTREAYAERLARHGFSLDAEELITAGTITAEYLAREHAAEELYIVGEEGLEIQLREAGLSLTDEYDRADTLIASIDREFSYDDLKHALWALADGTRFLGTDPDRTIPTEDREVPGSGAIINAITGVTGREPDAIMGKPAPSAVEALERTLGLDAADCLIVGDRLDTDIAMGECAGMTTVLVRTGVTDERALASATIDPDHVLESISDLGSLL, encoded by the coding sequence ATGAGCCCCGAGGGGGTCGTCCTCGACGTCGACGGCACGCTGATCCGCGGGCGCGAGCCGATCGAGGGTGCGATCGAAGCGGTCGAGTCGCTCCGAGAGCGCGGGCTCCCGGTCGCGTTCGTCTCGAACAACCCGATCCGGACCCGCGAAGCCTACGCCGAGCGCCTCGCACGCCACGGTTTTTCGCTCGACGCAGAGGAACTGATCACCGCCGGGACGATCACCGCCGAATACCTCGCACGCGAGCACGCTGCCGAGGAGCTGTACATCGTCGGCGAGGAGGGCCTTGAGATCCAGCTTCGCGAGGCCGGACTCTCGCTCACCGACGAGTACGACCGGGCCGACACCCTGATCGCCTCCATCGACCGGGAGTTCTCCTACGACGACCTGAAACACGCGCTGTGGGCGCTCGCCGACGGGACACGCTTTCTCGGGACCGACCCCGACCGGACGATCCCCACCGAGGACCGCGAGGTGCCGGGCTCGGGTGCGATCATCAACGCTATCACAGGGGTCACGGGGAGGGAACCCGACGCGATCATGGGCAAGCCCGCCCCGAGCGCGGTCGAGGCCCTCGAACGCACGCTCGGGCTCGACGCTGCGGACTGCCTGATCGTCGGCGACCGACTGGACACCGACATCGCGATGGGCGAGTGCGCGGGCATGACCACGGTACTGGTGCGTACGGGCGTCACCGACGAGCGGGCGCTCGCGTCCGCGACAATCGACCCCGATCACGTACTGGAGTCGATTTCCGACCTCGGATCGCTGCTTTAG
- a CDS encoding heavy metal translocating P-type ATPase, with product MSCATCSGTIEEAVGSLAGVGEVDANFATDEGTVAYDPEVVSLAEIYAAIEEAGYEPARESRTIEIGGMSCATCAETNERAIESVPGVLEASVNFAADEARVEYNPAGTDFETVYDAIEDAGYEPVRGDDEEERESAAQREMQKQWRLVIAGGVLTAPFVFVMAAMLGVGVLPETVLGLPVGWIEFALATLLMATLGREFLSGAWRALSKSRRANMDTLVAMGTSVGYVYSTAVLLGAITGGLYFEAVAFILWFITLGNWLEARSKAQASDALRTLLEMEAEEATIIDGDEERTVPLKEVAVSDLMKVRPGERVPTDGVVREGESAVDESMVTGESVPVEKAAGEEVIGSTINENGVLLVEATKVGSDTAIQGIVERVKEAQSRQPDIQRLVDKVSAYFVPAVIANAVLWAVVWALAPNALYGVSSALGAWIPVLEPVGGGPVAGGIPVSEFSMVVLASALLIACPCALGLATPAATMVGSTIAATNGVLFKGSDVLERARGIDAVVFDKTGTLTRGEMELTDVVPVRETETDGGEVASDGGLLAEPERDETAVLAAAASAESGSEHPLARAIVEGARTRGIALDDAEEFENVPGHGVRATVAGREVLVGNRKLMDENGIDPAPAAETMERLEREGKTAMLVASDGALVGVVAAADTVRESAKRTVAELGKRGLDVLMITGDNERTARAVAREVGIDEANVRAGVLPEDKADAVESIQAGDKRVMMVGDGVNDAPALTAAHIGVAVGSGTDVAIESADVTLMRDDPADVLKAIRISEATIRKVHQNLFWALAYNATLIPVASLGLLNPALAGLAMAGSSVSVMTNSLAFRAYDPHEDYRLLGRFR from the coding sequence ATGTCGTGTGCGACCTGCTCTGGCACCATCGAGGAGGCCGTCGGCTCGCTCGCGGGCGTCGGAGAGGTCGACGCGAACTTCGCCACCGACGAGGGGACGGTGGCGTACGACCCCGAGGTCGTCTCGCTCGCGGAGATCTACGCGGCGATCGAGGAGGCGGGCTACGAACCCGCCCGCGAGAGCCGAACGATCGAGATCGGCGGGATGTCGTGTGCGACCTGTGCCGAAACCAACGAACGGGCCATCGAGTCGGTTCCGGGCGTGCTCGAGGCGAGCGTCAACTTCGCCGCCGACGAGGCCCGCGTCGAGTACAACCCCGCCGGGACCGACTTCGAGACCGTCTACGACGCGATCGAGGACGCCGGCTACGAGCCCGTCCGCGGGGACGACGAGGAGGAACGGGAAAGCGCCGCCCAGCGCGAGATGCAAAAGCAGTGGCGCCTCGTCATCGCCGGCGGCGTCCTGACCGCGCCCTTCGTGTTCGTGATGGCCGCGATGCTCGGAGTGGGTGTGCTTCCCGAGACGGTCCTCGGGCTCCCGGTGGGGTGGATCGAGTTCGCCCTCGCGACGCTGCTGATGGCGACGCTCGGGCGGGAGTTCCTCTCGGGGGCGTGGCGCGCCCTCTCGAAGAGCCGCCGGGCGAACATGGACACGCTGGTCGCGATGGGCACTTCAGTGGGGTACGTCTACTCGACGGCCGTTCTCCTCGGAGCGATCACCGGCGGGCTCTACTTCGAGGCCGTCGCCTTCATCCTCTGGTTCATCACGCTCGGCAACTGGCTCGAAGCCCGCTCGAAGGCCCAGGCCAGCGACGCCTTGCGGACGCTACTGGAGATGGAAGCCGAGGAGGCCACCATCATCGACGGGGACGAGGAGCGGACGGTCCCGCTGAAGGAGGTCGCAGTCAGCGACCTGATGAAGGTCCGCCCCGGCGAGCGCGTGCCCACGGACGGCGTCGTCCGGGAAGGAGAAAGTGCGGTCGACGAGTCGATGGTCACCGGCGAGTCCGTGCCGGTCGAGAAGGCCGCGGGCGAGGAGGTGATCGGCTCGACGATCAACGAGAACGGCGTTCTACTGGTCGAGGCCACGAAGGTCGGGTCTGACACCGCGATCCAGGGGATCGTCGAGCGGGTCAAGGAGGCCCAGTCGCGCCAGCCCGACATCCAGCGGCTGGTCGACAAAGTGAGCGCATACTTCGTGCCCGCGGTGATCGCGAACGCCGTGCTCTGGGCGGTCGTCTGGGCGCTCGCGCCGAACGCGCTCTACGGCGTCTCCTCGGCGCTCGGCGCGTGGATCCCGGTGCTCGAACCCGTCGGCGGCGGGCCAGTGGCCGGGGGCATCCCCGTAAGCGAGTTCTCGATGGTCGTACTCGCGAGCGCGCTGTTGATCGCCTGTCCCTGTGCACTGGGGCTCGCGACCCCGGCAGCGACGATGGTCGGCTCGACCATCGCGGCCACCAACGGCGTCCTGTTCAAGGGTAGCGACGTCCTCGAGCGTGCCCGCGGGATCGACGCCGTCGTCTTCGATAAGACCGGCACGCTGACCCGCGGCGAGATGGAGCTCACCGACGTCGTTCCGGTTCGAGAAACAGAGACGGACGGTGGCGAGGTCGCCTCCGACGGCGGATTGCTGGCGGAACCGGAGCGCGACGAAACGGCGGTCCTCGCGGCGGCCGCAAGCGCCGAGTCCGGCTCCGAACACCCGCTTGCGCGCGCCATCGTCGAGGGGGCTCGCACGCGCGGCATCGCACTCGACGACGCCGAGGAGTTCGAGAACGTCCCCGGCCACGGGGTTCGCGCGACGGTCGCGGGACGCGAGGTGCTCGTGGGCAACCGCAAGCTGATGGATGAGAACGGAATCGACCCCGCGCCCGCCGCGGAGACGATGGAACGGCTCGAACGCGAGGGCAAGACAGCGATGCTGGTCGCATCTGACGGCGCGCTCGTCGGGGTCGTCGCGGCCGCCGACACGGTGCGAGAGAGCGCGAAACGCACCGTCGCCGAACTCGGAAAGCGGGGTTTGGACGTGCTGATGATCACCGGCGACAACGAGCGCACCGCCCGCGCGGTAGCCCGCGAGGTCGGGATCGACGAGGCGAACGTCCGCGCGGGCGTGTTGCCAGAGGACAAGGCCGACGCCGTCGAGTCGATCCAGGCCGGGGACAAGCGCGTGATGATGGTCGGGGACGGCGTCAACGACGCGCCCGCGCTCACCGCCGCTCACATCGGCGTCGCGGTCGGCTCGGGCACCGACGTTGCCATCGAATCCGCGGATGTGACCCTGATGCGCGACGACCCCGCGGACGTGTTGAAGGCGATCCGGATCTCCGAGGCCACCATCCGGAAGGTCCACCAGAACCTCTTCTGGGCGCTGGCGTACAACGCGACGCTGATCCCGGTCGCCTCGCTGGGGCTTCTCAACCCCGCGCTGGCGGGGCTCGCGATGGCCGGCTCCTCGGTCTCGGTGATGACCAACAGCCTCGCGTTCCGCGCGTACGATCCCCACGAGGACTACCGGCTGCTCGGTCGGTTCCGGTAG
- a CDS encoding AsnC family transcriptional regulator, producing the protein MLDDTDVEILRLLTEDARRPYSEIGERVDLSPPAVSDRVSKLQNHGIIRRFTLDLDRSQLRQGTPVLVTLSVAPDGVERVREALSGLDGVEHVFTTAGGQVVITAHAPTTDVASWVFEHVDSDPIREIDVELLTGADWNLQVDGDTDFALTCVECGNEVGADGVTRRIDGDVKPFCCGSCERLYVQRYEDIAEGAD; encoded by the coding sequence ATGCTCGACGACACCGACGTGGAGATCCTCAGGCTGTTGACCGAGGACGCCCGGCGTCCCTACAGCGAGATCGGCGAGCGGGTCGACCTCTCGCCGCCGGCGGTCTCCGATCGCGTCTCGAAGCTCCAGAACCACGGCATTATCCGGCGGTTCACGCTGGATCTGGATCGCTCACAACTCCGGCAGGGAACGCCGGTGCTGGTGACGCTCTCGGTCGCCCCCGACGGGGTCGAGAGGGTCCGCGAGGCGCTGTCCGGGCTCGACGGCGTCGAACACGTCTTCACCACGGCCGGCGGGCAGGTGGTCATCACCGCCCACGCGCCGACGACGGACGTGGCGTCGTGGGTGTTCGAGCACGTCGATTCCGACCCGATCCGAGAGATCGACGTCGAACTCCTGACGGGCGCGGACTGGAACCTGCAGGTCGACGGCGACACCGACTTCGCGCTCACCTGCGTCGAGTGTGGCAACGAGGTCGGTGCCGACGGCGTCACCCGACGGATCGACGGCGACGTCAAACCCTTTTGCTGTGGCTCCTGTGAGCGCCTCTACGTCCAGCGTTACGAGGACATCGCGGAAGGCGCCGATTGA
- a CDS encoding MBL fold metallo-hydrolase codes for MATTYGDLTIDWLGYATLRITDGDRVVYIDPGRYGVLDSYDARDGDLVLVTHDDHYDPDGIERVAAEDAVVCVFDGIRSEEIERDSRPVSGLDYEIRRVGIGDTFEGAGIAVEAISAYNTPDGHVREDGTPYHPEGGGVGYRLDFDGTTVFYPGDSDVVPEYEGLSADVFLAPIDDAFTMSPDAIVDLAERIDAGLVVPVHYDTFEALEADAEAFAAEARGRGLTVEILSPEV; via the coding sequence ATGGCCACTACGTACGGCGACCTGACGATCGACTGGCTCGGCTATGCGACCTTGCGGATCACCGACGGCGACCGTGTCGTCTACATCGACCCCGGCCGCTACGGCGTTCTGGACAGCTACGACGCCCGGGACGGCGATCTCGTTCTCGTCACTCACGACGATCATTACGATCCCGACGGGATCGAGCGTGTCGCCGCCGAGGACGCCGTCGTCTGCGTCTTCGACGGGATTCGTAGCGAAGAGATCGAGCGCGACTCGCGTCCCGTCTCGGGGCTCGACTACGAGATTCGCCGGGTCGGGATCGGCGATACTTTCGAGGGAGCGGGAATCGCGGTCGAGGCGATCAGCGCCTACAACACGCCCGACGGCCACGTCCGCGAGGACGGCACGCCGTATCACCCCGAGGGCGGGGGCGTGGGCTATCGGCTCGATTTCGACGGAACGACTGTCTTTTACCCCGGCGACAGCGATGTCGTCCCCGAGTACGAGGGCCTCTCCGCCGACGTCTTCCTCGCGCCCATCGACGACGCCTTCACGATGTCGCCCGACGCCATCGTCGACCTCGCGGAGCGGATCGACGCGGGCCTCGTGGTGCCGGTCCACTACGACACCTTCGAGGCGCTCGAAGCCGACGCCGAGGCCTTCGCCGCCGAGGCGCGCGGGCGGGGACTGACCGTCGAGATACTCTCGCCCGAGGTCTGA
- a CDS encoding CopD family protein, producing the protein MSLLDAAMNAIHLGFAGLWVGSVVFLTLAVLPLARNGAFDAAPLETVTSRLQWISRASALALFASGGHLAGTRYTADSLFGSAQGHLVLAMLALWFVLGLLVELGSKRLANGLAERKVRGPAREARPYFLAASVVGALLFLDAGLLSVPTAIPF; encoded by the coding sequence ATGTCGCTTCTCGACGCCGCGATGAACGCGATCCACCTCGGCTTCGCCGGGCTCTGGGTCGGTAGCGTGGTCTTTCTCACCCTCGCGGTCCTCCCGCTCGCCCGTAACGGCGCGTTCGACGCCGCCCCGCTCGAGACCGTCACGAGCAGGCTCCAGTGGATCTCGCGGGCCAGCGCGCTGGCGCTGTTCGCGAGCGGCGGCCACCTCGCCGGCACGCGTTACACCGCCGACTCGCTGTTCGGGAGCGCGCAGGGCCACCTCGTGCTCGCGATGCTCGCGCTGTGGTTCGTCCTCGGACTTCTCGTGGAACTGGGCTCGAAACGACTGGCCAACGGTCTCGCCGAGCGAAAGGTCCGCGGGCCCGCACGCGAGGCCCGACCGTACTTCCTCGCGGCCTCCGTCGTCGGCGCGTTGCTCTTTCTCGACGCCGGGTTACTCTCGGTGCCGACGGCGATCCCGTTCTAA
- a CDS encoding PH domain-containing protein: MTRLHPLSVPYRVAQAVLGYVPLVIFIAFPSGSAFGGIGLAIAVLATVVGFGAVVAWQLAYYRRFDYETTPDTFDIRSGVLSRRHREIPYRRVQNVDISRNVVQRALDIAELRIETAGGGETEAVLRYVGYEEAKRLQDELRRRKRAEHSTEGGTQASDEEDLLYAITPEDLAVLAVASFDLRLASFLSVLLSFAGPPVLLELLTDLPVSPFLVVGAVVVLVVIASALLSGAGAVLGTYGFRLTRSGEELRYERGLIQRFDGSIPLDKVQSLVVRENLLKRLLGYASLAVETAGYAPGQDGGVGSESAVPIADRGTVRTIAREIEPFEEPTFVRPPKRARRRYAVRYLLALGVLAGLVYAGTLVLGFEMYWYALLLGLPLAPVAAHYKWASRGYCLGADHVLTRTGFWNRTTRIVPYYRVQNAIHTQTVLQRRWRLASVVIDTAGTSSLVGGDARALDLDETAATELREAVAERLQTTLRNRRRGAVGGARDRRIDRALPRFEAT, from the coding sequence ATGACCCGTCTGCATCCCCTGTCGGTCCCGTACCGGGTCGCACAGGCCGTTCTCGGGTACGTCCCGCTCGTGATATTCATCGCCTTCCCCTCGGGCTCCGCGTTCGGGGGGATCGGCCTCGCCATTGCGGTCCTCGCGACCGTCGTCGGCTTCGGAGCGGTCGTCGCCTGGCAGCTCGCCTACTACCGGCGCTTTGACTACGAGACGACCCCCGACACGTTCGACATCCGTTCGGGCGTGCTCTCGCGTCGACACCGCGAGATCCCCTACCGGCGGGTCCAGAACGTCGACATCTCCCGAAACGTCGTCCAGCGCGCCCTCGACATCGCCGAGTTGCGCATCGAGACCGCTGGCGGGGGCGAGACCGAGGCTGTCCTGCGATACGTCGGCTACGAGGAAGCAAAACGCCTCCAGGACGAACTTCGACGGCGAAAGCGCGCCGAACACAGTACGGAGGGCGGGACACAGGCGAGCGACGAGGAGGACCTCTTGTACGCGATCACGCCCGAGGATCTGGCGGTGCTCGCGGTCGCCTCCTTCGACCTCCGGCTGGCCTCGTTTCTCTCCGTGTTGCTCTCGTTTGCCGGCCCGCCGGTGTTGCTCGAACTGTTGACGGATCTGCCGGTCAGCCCGTTTCTCGTCGTCGGAGCGGTGGTCGTCCTCGTGGTGATCGCCTCGGCGCTTCTGAGCGGGGCCGGGGCCGTCCTCGGCACCTACGGCTTTCGGCTCACCCGTTCGGGTGAGGAACTGCGCTACGAACGCGGGCTGATCCAGCGCTTCGACGGATCGATCCCGCTCGATAAGGTCCAGTCGCTCGTCGTGCGCGAGAACCTCCTCAAACGGCTGTTGGGCTACGCGAGCCTCGCCGTCGAGACCGCCGGCTACGCGCCGGGGCAGGACGGGGGCGTCGGCTCCGAATCCGCCGTCCCGATCGCCGACCGGGGGACCGTCCGGACGATCGCCCGCGAGATCGAACCGTTCGAGGAACCGACGTTCGTCCGCCCGCCGAAACGCGCACGCCGGCGCTACGCGGTCCGCTACCTGCTCGCACTCGGGGTCCTCGCGGGGCTGGTCTACGCGGGAACCCTCGTGCTCGGGTTCGAGATGTACTGGTACGCCCTGCTTCTGGGGCTCCCGCTCGCGCCGGTCGCGGCCCACTACAAGTGGGCCTCGCGGGGCTACTGTCTCGGTGCCGACCACGTCCTCACCCGGACGGGATTCTGGAACCGCACCACGCGGATCGTCCCCTACTACCGCGTCCAGAACGCGATCCACACCCAGACGGTCCTCCAGCGCCGGTGGCGACTCGCCTCCGTGGTGATCGACACCGCCGGCACGAGCAGCCTCGTCGGCGGCGACGCCCGCGCGCTCGACCTCGACGAGACGGCGGCGACCGAACTGCGCGAAGCCGTCGCCGAGCGACTGCAGACCACCCTCAGGAACCGACGGCGCGGGGCCGTCGGCGGGGCGCGCGACCGGCGGATCGACCGCGCACTCCCGCGGTTCGAGGCCACATGA
- a CDS encoding metal-dependent hydrolase: protein MHAPGHVGTALLVYSPIGLVLLLVGFDELAVLGGVGMVALATFPDCDHRLPVVSHRGPTHSILFALAVGAGLASAGFLFGEIAAVRPGVMAAFAFAIGALAILSHLAADSITPMGIRPLWPLSRWHYSADIVRAKNPIANYLLLAVGLAAATGALVVAATV from the coding sequence ATGCACGCGCCGGGTCACGTCGGGACCGCGTTGCTTGTGTACTCGCCGATCGGCCTCGTCCTCCTGCTCGTGGGGTTCGACGAACTCGCCGTCCTCGGGGGCGTCGGGATGGTCGCGCTCGCGACGTTTCCGGACTGCGATCACCGGCTGCCGGTCGTCTCCCACCGCGGTCCGACCCACTCGATCCTCTTTGCGCTCGCCGTCGGAGCGGGCCTCGCTAGCGCGGGCTTTCTCTTCGGGGAAATCGCCGCTGTCCGGCCGGGAGTGATGGCGGCCTTCGCGTTCGCGATCGGCGCGCTCGCGATTCTCTCTCACCTCGCTGCGGACTCGATCACGCCGATGGGGATCCGCCCGCTGTGGCCCCTCTCGCGGTGGCACTACTCGGCGGACATCGTCCGTGCGAAAAACCCCATCGCGAACTACCTGCTGTTGGCCGTCGGGCTCGCCGCCGCGACGGGCGCGCTCGTGGTGGCCGCGACGGTCTAA
- a CDS encoding cupin domain-containing protein — MDYTKVDYTEVEPVADSLYFLREPLGCENLGVSVLECEPGWSGKEHDHAEEDHEEVYLLVEGEATIVVDGESVLMEAGEAVRIPAEATRRIENGETESRFVLAGAP, encoded by the coding sequence ATGGACTATACGAAAGTCGACTACACGGAGGTCGAACCGGTCGCCGACTCGCTGTACTTCCTGCGCGAACCGCTCGGCTGTGAGAACCTCGGCGTGAGCGTTCTCGAGTGCGAGCCGGGCTGGAGCGGCAAGGAACACGATCACGCCGAGGAGGACCACGAGGAGGTCTACCTGCTAGTAGAGGGCGAGGCGACGATCGTCGTCGACGGCGAATCGGTCCTAATGGAAGCGGGCGAGGCCGTCCGGATCCCGGCCGAGGCCACACGCCGGATCGAAAACGGCGAGACCGAGAGCCGGTTCGTTCTGGCCGGCGCGCCGTAG
- a CDS encoding aldo/keto reductase yields MPKSLPALGFGTYKLDEPEDCVENVQRALETGYRHIDTAQVYGNEAYVGDGIEESAVPREEVFLATKIDTENLAYEDVLESVEVSREKLGVETIDLLYVHWPTGEYDAERTLEAFDDLVANGTIEHVGLSNFRVDQLEEAQRVLDAPIFAHQVECHPLLPQERLARFAAENDHRLVAYSPIARGEVTDIPAINDVAGRHGATATQVALAWLVDRGIHPIPKASGEHIEENYRALELVEELTEADIEKIDGIEGRERLIDPENAPWSEPPAAE; encoded by the coding sequence ATGCCGAAATCGCTCCCCGCACTCGGGTTCGGGACGTACAAACTCGACGAGCCCGAAGACTGCGTCGAGAACGTCCAGCGCGCGCTCGAGACCGGCTACCGCCATATCGACACCGCACAGGTCTACGGGAACGAGGCCTACGTCGGCGACGGGATCGAAGAAAGCGCCGTCCCCCGCGAGGAGGTCTTCCTCGCGACGAAGATCGACACCGAGAACCTCGCCTACGAGGACGTCCTCGAATCGGTCGAGGTGAGTAGAGAGAAACTCGGCGTCGAGACGATCGATCTGCTGTACGTCCACTGGCCGACCGGCGAGTACGATGCCGAGCGCACGCTAGAAGCGTTCGACGACCTCGTCGCAAACGGCACCATCGAGCACGTCGGCCTGAGCAACTTCCGGGTCGACCAGCTAGAGGAGGCCCAGCGGGTCCTCGACGCGCCGATCTTCGCCCATCAGGTCGAGTGCCACCCCCTCCTGCCCCAAGAGCGCCTCGCGAGGTTCGCGGCGGAGAACGACCACCGTCTGGTGGCGTACTCGCCGATCGCCCGCGGCGAGGTGACCGACATCCCCGCGATCAACGACGTCGCGGGCAGGCACGGCGCGACGGCCACGCAGGTCGCACTCGCGTGGCTGGTCGACCGAGGGATCCACCCGATCCCGAAGGCCAGCGGCGAGCACATCGAGGAGAACTACCGCGCGCTCGAACTGGTCGAGGAGCTCACCGAGGCCGACATCGAGAAGATCGACGGGATCGAGGGCCGCGAGCGCCTGATCGACCCGGAGAACGCGCCCTGGAGCGAGCCGCCGGCCGCCGAATGA
- a CDS encoding aldo/keto reductase, whose translation MEYTTLGSTGMRVSRLCLGCMSFGDPDWREWVLEEDESHEIIERAIDLGINFFDTANMYSRGESERILGNALEGYDRDWPVVATKVYNPMDDDNPNARGLSRKAVEQELENSLDRLGMETVDLYQTHRWDDETPVEETLKALDDAVRRGQVRYVGGSSMWAHQFAEALHTSDSLGLDRFVTMQNHYNLVYREEEREMLPLCEKEGIGVMPWSPLARGYLARPAAEIDSTTRGETEEHMYDHPYREGGGREINERVEEISNQKGVTMAQIALSWLLHKDWVDAPIVGTTSVEHLEQAVEALELSLSESDIEYLEEPYEPVRVSGHS comes from the coding sequence ATGGAGTACACCACGCTCGGTTCGACCGGCATGCGCGTCAGCCGGCTCTGTCTGGGCTGTATGAGCTTCGGCGACCCCGATTGGCGCGAGTGGGTTCTCGAAGAGGACGAAAGCCACGAGATCATCGAGCGGGCGATCGATCTGGGGATCAACTTCTTCGACACCGCGAACATGTACTCACGCGGCGAGAGCGAGCGCATCCTCGGAAACGCTCTAGAAGGTTACGACCGCGATTGGCCCGTCGTCGCGACCAAGGTCTACAACCCGATGGACGACGACAACCCCAACGCCCGCGGGCTCTCCCGGAAGGCCGTCGAACAGGAGTTAGAGAACAGCCTCGACAGGCTGGGCATGGAGACGGTCGATCTCTACCAGACGCATCGCTGGGACGACGAGACGCCCGTCGAGGAAACCCTGAAAGCGCTCGACGACGCGGTGCGTCGCGGGCAGGTCAGATACGTTGGGGGCTCGTCGATGTGGGCCCACCAGTTCGCCGAGGCGCTGCACACCAGCGATTCCCTCGGACTGGATCGGTTCGTCACCATGCAGAACCACTACAACCTCGTCTACCGCGAGGAAGAACGGGAGATGCTCCCGCTCTGTGAGAAGGAAGGCATCGGCGTGATGCCCTGGAGCCCGCTCGCGCGCGGCTATCTCGCCCGGCCCGCCGCGGAGATCGATTCGACCACGCGCGGCGAGACGGAAGAGCACATGTACGACCACCCCTACCGCGAGGGCGGGGGCCGGGAGATCAACGAGCGCGTCGAGGAAATCTCGAACCAAAAGGGTGTGACGATGGCCCAGATCGCGCTGTCGTGGTTGCTGCACAAAGACTGGGTCGACGCCCCCATCGTCGGGACGACGAGCGTCGAACACCTCGAACAGGCCGTCGAGGCCCTCGAACTCTCGCTCTCGGAGAGCGACATAGAGTATCTCGAGGAACCCTACGAGCCCGTGCGCGTGTCGGGACACAGCTAA
- a CDS encoding heavy-metal-associated domain-containing protein, protein MARTLTVSDMRCGGCEEAVVDALRDVEGVASANHDEGTVAIEGEADGEALKAAIEEAGYTAEA, encoded by the coding sequence ATGGCACGAACGCTGACCGTGAGCGATATGCGCTGTGGCGGCTGTGAGGAGGCCGTGGTCGACGCGCTCCGGGACGTCGAGGGCGTCGCGAGCGCGAACCACGACGAGGGGACCGTCGCGATCGAGGGCGAGGCCGACGGAGAGGCCCTCAAGGCGGCCATCGAGGAGGCAGGCTACACCGCCGAGGCCTGA
- a CDS encoding halocyanin domain-containing protein: MQSDPLLDRRSVLRAAGTLSVAALAGCTGQEEGGDDGPDYETVPSEEEPDYGGWLDSARTYDGTADLRGESEVTVMVGTGSRGRSFSPAAIMVDPGTTVVWEWTGDGGGHNVAEENEAYESPIETEEGYTFEHAFEEPGVSRYTCIPHDAQGMRGAVAIAE, translated from the coding sequence ATGCAATCCGATCCGCTCCTCGACCGGCGCAGCGTCCTCCGGGCGGCCGGCACGCTCTCGGTTGCCGCGCTCGCGGGCTGTACCGGGCAGGAGGAAGGCGGCGACGACGGACCCGACTACGAGACGGTCCCTTCCGAGGAAGAACCCGACTACGGCGGCTGGCTCGATTCCGCGCGGACCTACGACGGCACCGCCGACCTCCGTGGCGAGAGCGAGGTCACCGTCATGGTCGGCACCGGCAGTCGCGGACGGTCGTTCTCGCCGGCGGCGATCATGGTCGATCCCGGCACCACGGTGGTCTGGGAGTGGACCGGCGACGGCGGCGGGCACAACGTCGCGGAGGAAAACGAGGCCTACGAGAGCCCCATCGAGACCGAGGAGGGCTATACGTTCGAGCACGCCTTCGAAGAACCGGGCGTCTCGCGGTACACCTGTATCCCGCACGACGCACAGGGGATGCGCGGGGCGGTCGCGATCGCGGAGTGA
- a CDS encoding PH domain-containing protein, which produces MRSLHPRIRVVWVLQAALSAAVLAAIVGAVGVFAFDLGLGLPVAVFGVLIALFGAHGLLRYRVWRYEVREDALYLERGVFTRVKTVVPFVRIQHVDSRRSPLERATGLASTVVYTAGSRGADVTVPGLTPEGADDLQRRLKALAIDAEGDDAV; this is translated from the coding sequence ATGCGCTCGCTCCATCCTCGCATCCGGGTCGTCTGGGTCCTCCAGGCGGCCCTCTCGGCGGCGGTGCTCGCAGCGATCGTCGGGGCCGTCGGCGTCTTCGCGTTCGATCTCGGACTCGGGCTGCCGGTCGCGGTCTTCGGCGTGCTGATCGCCCTCTTCGGTGCGCACGGTCTGCTTCGTTACCGGGTCTGGCGCTACGAAGTCCGCGAGGACGCCCTGTATCTCGAACGCGGCGTCTTTACCCGCGTGAAGACGGTCGTCCCCTTCGTCCGGATCCAGCACGTCGACTCGCGGCGCAGCCCGCTCGAACGCGCGACCGGACTGGCGAGCACGGTCGTCTACACCGCAGGATCGCGGGGCGCGGATGTCACAGTTCCGGGTCTCACCCCGGAGGGTGCCGACGACCTCCAGCGGCGGCTGAAGGCGCTCGCCATCGACGCCGAGGGTGACGACGCGGTATGA